Proteins encoded together in one Lathyrus oleraceus cultivar Zhongwan6 chromosome 5, CAAS_Psat_ZW6_1.0, whole genome shotgun sequence window:
- the LOC127082661 gene encoding DNA-directed RNA polymerase subunit beta-like, with translation MNYLHFPESLCTELQTKFFQQRCELGGIGRRNMNRRLNINIPENNTFLLPRDILTAADHLIRMKFGMGTLDDMNHLKNKRIRSVADLLQDQFGLALVRLEHIIRGTICGAIRSKLRPTPQNLVTSTPLTTTYESFFGLHPLSQVLDLTNPLTQIVHGRKLSSLGPGGLTGRTASFRMRDIHPSHYGRR, from the coding sequence ATGAACTACCTACATTTTCCTGAATCTTTATGTACGGAATTACAAACAAAATTTTTTCAACAAAGATGTGAATTAGGAGGAATTGGTCGGCGAAATATGAACCGAAGGCTAAATATTAATATACCTGAGAACAATACATTTTTGTTACCGCGAGATATATTGACAGCTGCAGATCATTTGATTCGAATGAAATTTGGAATGGGTACACTTGACGATATGAATCATTTGAAAAATAAACGTATTCGTTCCGTAGCAGATCTCTTACAAGATCAATTTGGATTGGCTCTCGTTCGTTTAGAACATATAATTAGAGGAACTATATGTGGAGCAATTAGATCTAAATTGAGACCGACTCCTCAGAATTTAGTGACTTCAACGCCATTAACAACCACTTATGAATCTTTTTTTGGATTACATCCATTATCTCAAGTTTTAGATCTAACCAATCCATTGACCCAAATAGTTCATGGAAGGAAATTGAGTTCTTTGGGTCCTGGAGGATTGACGGGGCGAACTGCTAGTTTTCGGATGCGGGATATCCATCCTAGTCACTATGGACGCCGTTAG
- the LOC127087617 gene encoding uncharacterized protein LOC127087617, with amino-acid sequence MCDRDWVNLALADDSIVADTLLRFNPPQPPPPPPLHLHWTVRQPRSRSIPKLPAKPDFTRASPTTPLTWSAATSASEESSLPIKLTKSSRSKVSNQKETVTTIKNSKRKKTLAELKEEESFLLKERINLKNELASLRLTVEKEKATNERLKRMKLDFDSQHNTNIASASEICKQEPKFVLPDLNL; translated from the exons ATGTGCGACCGTGACTGGGTCAACTTAGCTCTGGCCGACGACTCCATCGTCGCCGACACTCTCCTCCGTTTCAACCCTCCTCAACCACCACCGCCACCACCACTTCATCTCCACTGGACCGTCCGCCAACCCCGCTCCAGGTCCATTCCAAAACTCCCCGCAAAACCTGACTTCACAAGAGCCAGCCCCACCACCCCGCTTACATGGAGTGCCGCCACGTCAGCCAGCGAAGAATCCAGCCTCCCAATAAAACTCACCAAATCATCAAGATCTAAG GTCTCTAATCAAAAGGAAACAGTTACTACTATCAAAAACTCTAAAAGAAAAAAG ACTTTAGCTGAACTAAAAGAGGAGGAGAGTTTCTTGTTGAaagaaaggataaacttgaaAAAT GAACTGGCTTCTTTGCGTCTCACTGTCGAAAAAGAGAAAGCCACAAATGAAAGATTGAAGAGAATGAAG CTTGATTTCGATTCGCAACATAACACTAATATAGCTTCAGCCTCTGAGATTTGTAAGCAAGAACCTAAATTTGTTCTCCCAGACCTAAACTTGTAG
- the LOC127082662 gene encoding uncharacterized protein LOC127082662: MESDEVKAINYGVHVESYGSRHVGRNVEIVSEDMIMKKKTMLKGKSMQSQYSEAKKKAKSAFMHGDLMEDVNVNQPLGYEKGGRDNVYKLRKELYGLRQALRVWLNKSENEKPVDNISYKQIVGSSMYFLATRLDFAYSVCLVARYMERPTEIHLVTTKVILRYLKGTMNPSVLYKMNDEMILQGWSDSDYAGDNDDRKSTIEYVFKLGSGL, from the exons ATGGAGAGCGACGAAGTTAAAGCGATTAATTATGGAGTGCATGTTGAAAGTTATGGCTCTCGGCATGTGGGAAGAAATGTAGAAATTGTTAGTGAGGATATGATAATGAAGAAGAAAACAATGCTCAAAGGCAAGAGCATGCAAAGCCAATATAGTGAGGCAAAGAAGAAGGCCAAG AGTGCATTCATGCATGGTGATTTGATGGAAGATGTCAATGTAAATCAACCACTTGGCTATGAGAAGGGAGGAAGAGATAATGTCTACAAGCTGAGAAAGGAACTTTATGGCCTTAGGCAGGCTCTAAGGGTCTG GTTGAACAAGAGTGAAAATGAAAAGCCAGTTGATAACATAAGCTATAAGCAGATAGTGGGAAGCTCTATGTATTTTCTTGCAACCAGGCTTGACTTTGCGTATTCAGTATGCTTGGTAGCTAGATACATGGAGAGACCAACTGAAATTCACCTGGTAACTACAAAAGTAATCTtaaggtatctaaaaggaactATGAACCCAAGTGTTTTGTACAAGATGAATGATGAGATGATCTTGCAAGGATGGTCAGACTCTGATTATGCAGGAGATAAtgatgatagaaaaagcactATCGAGTATGTTTTCAAGCTTGGGTCAGgtctgtaa